One Chloroflexota bacterium DNA window includes the following coding sequences:
- a CDS encoding 3-oxoacyl-ACP synthase, whose product MTQNQPTVGIVSVGTYSPKKFITSKEIAEISGVPEAVIRDKMGIHRKFIGDENEHPNEMGIKAAFDCLAQTNIPPEEIDVVLCTTEEWKEYLLWTAGIDLAYQIGATRAWAMDLHTRCATTVNALKLAKDMMIADPEINTILIAGGYKVSDFINLRNARTSFMWNIGAGGGAMLLRKNWERNHVLGTHLIADGFMSKHAIVPASGTVQPPTDSSREQGLFYFDLVEPDAMKNRLNAVSMDNWLKCVDEALRKSGTKPGGTPYTRADLGFANILLIKPSAHREMLERLGLREDQSVYLSEYGHTGEQDAMFSIVGALKQGRLKDGDLMVIVAAGIGYVWAAGVVQWGKVVR is encoded by the coding sequence ATGACACAGAACCAACCCACCGTCGGCATCGTCAGCGTCGGCACGTACTCGCCGAAAAAATTTATCACGTCGAAAGAGATCGCGGAAATCAGCGGCGTGCCCGAAGCGGTCATTCGCGACAAGATGGGCATTCACCGCAAATTCATCGGCGATGAAAACGAGCACCCGAACGAAATGGGCATCAAGGCGGCGTTCGATTGCTTGGCACAAACAAATATCCCGCCCGAAGAAATTGACGTGGTGCTGTGCACGACCGAAGAGTGGAAAGAGTATTTGCTCTGGACCGCCGGCATTGACCTCGCATACCAAATCGGCGCGACACGCGCGTGGGCGATGGACCTGCACACGCGTTGCGCGACGACGGTCAACGCGCTGAAACTTGCCAAGGATATGATGATCGCCGATCCGGAAATCAACACGATTTTGATCGCGGGCGGCTACAAGGTGTCCGATTTCATCAATCTGCGTAACGCGCGCACGTCGTTCATGTGGAACATTGGCGCGGGCGGCGGCGCAATGCTCCTGCGCAAAAACTGGGAGCGCAATCATGTGCTCGGCACGCATTTGATCGCGGACGGCTTTATGAGCAAGCACGCGATTGTCCCGGCGAGCGGCACGGTGCAACCGCCGACTGATTCATCGCGCGAGCAAGGATTGTTCTATTTCGATTTGGTCGAACCGGACGCGATGAAGAATCGCTTGAACGCAGTCTCGATGGATAATTGGCTCAAGTGTGTGGACGAGGCGTTACGCAAGAGCGGGACGAAACCGGGTGGCACGCCGTACACGCGCGCCGACCTGGGTTTCGCAAACATCTTGCTCATCAAACCCTCGGCGCACCGCGAGATGCTCGAACGCCTGGGTCTGCGTGAAGACCAATCGGTGTACCTGTCCGAGTACGGACACACCGGCGAGCAAGACGCCATGTTCTCGATTGTCGGAGCGTTGAAGCAAGGGCGCTTGAAGGACGGCGATTTGATGGTGATCGTCGCGGCGGGCATTGGGTAC
- a CDS encoding ABC transporter ATP-binding protein, with product MANQLIEIEHLVKDYSTGAGSVRVLNDVSLSVNTGEFVAVVGPSGSGKSTLINMLTGIDRPTSGTITVAGTRVNAMSENQMARWRGRNIGVIFQFFQLLPTLTILENVMLPMDFCNAYPLRERKPRALDLLAQVGLADQAYKLPSAVSGGQQQRAAIARALANDPPLLVGDEPTGNLDSKTADQVFALFGDLTARGKTLVMITHDRELAKRIPRVVRVQDGRVINA from the coding sequence ATGGCAAACCAACTTATCGAAATCGAGCATTTGGTGAAGGATTATTCAACCGGCGCGGGTTCGGTACGCGTGCTCAACGATGTATCACTGAGCGTCAACACCGGCGAGTTCGTCGCCGTCGTCGGACCGAGCGGGTCGGGCAAGTCCACACTCATCAACATGCTCACCGGCATTGACCGCCCGACGAGCGGCACGATCACCGTCGCCGGGACGCGCGTCAACGCGATGAGCGAGAATCAAATGGCGCGTTGGCGCGGACGTAACATCGGCGTCATCTTCCAGTTCTTTCAACTTTTGCCAACACTCACGATTCTGGAAAATGTGATGCTGCCGATGGATTTCTGCAACGCGTATCCGTTGCGCGAACGTAAACCGCGCGCGTTGGATTTACTCGCGCAAGTCGGGCTTGCCGACCAAGCATACAAACTGCCGAGCGCGGTCAGCGGCGGACAACAACAACGCGCCGCGATTGCGCGTGCGCTCGCGAACGATCCGCCGCTCCTCGTCGGCGACGAACCGACCGGCAACCTCGACAGCAAAACCGCCGACCAGGTCTTTGCGCTGTTTGGCGATTTGACCGCGCGCGGCAAGACGCTCGTGATGATCACGCACGACCGCGAGTTGGCGAAGCGCATTCCGCGCGTCGTGCGCGTGCAGGACGGGCGTGTGATCAACGCGTAA